A window from Flavobacterium sp. 83 encodes these proteins:
- the dprA gene encoding DNA-processing protein DprA, whose amino-acid sequence MKEQDLFYLLALQRVEGVGDIMSKKLITHCGSAEEVFHTKTGQLSAIDGVGSMLLKNFKEKSVFEKANQELEYIKSNDINAVYFQDEEYPERLKHCIDGPLLLFTSGNINLKNKKIISIVGTRQITSYGIEFCRKLIEDLAPLDPIIVSGFAYGVDIVAHQLAMENNLQTIGVVAHGLNQIYPKTHKKYVAKVEQNGGFMTEFWSSSNPDKENFVRRNRIVAGMTEATIVIESADRGGSLITANMANDYNRDVFAVPGRVTDKYSQGCNNLIKTQKANVLTSAADLIYILNWDLQKEIKPVQKQLFVTLEEDEQKVYDYLLKTGKELMDIIALRCDFPIYKISGMLLNMELKGVIRPLPGKLFEAI is encoded by the coding sequence ATGAAAGAACAAGATTTATTTTATTTATTGGCATTGCAAAGAGTAGAAGGAGTGGGTGATATTATGTCCAAAAAACTGATTACGCATTGCGGAAGTGCCGAAGAAGTGTTCCATACAAAAACTGGACAACTCTCTGCCATTGATGGTGTGGGTTCTATGTTGCTGAAAAATTTTAAGGAGAAATCGGTTTTCGAAAAAGCCAATCAAGAGCTTGAATACATAAAATCCAATGACATTAATGCTGTTTATTTTCAAGATGAAGAATATCCGGAACGGTTGAAACATTGTATCGACGGACCACTTTTGTTATTTACTTCGGGAAATATCAACTTAAAAAACAAAAAGATAATCAGCATCGTTGGAACGCGCCAAATTACATCTTACGGTATAGAATTCTGTAGGAAACTGATAGAAGATTTGGCACCGCTGGATCCCATAATCGTGAGTGGCTTTGCTTACGGCGTTGATATCGTGGCGCATCAACTGGCAATGGAAAACAATTTGCAAACGATAGGCGTTGTTGCGCACGGTTTGAACCAAATTTACCCCAAAACCCATAAAAAGTACGTCGCCAAAGTAGAACAAAACGGTGGTTTTATGACCGAGTTTTGGAGCAGCTCGAATCCAGATAAAGAAAATTTTGTTCGAAGAAACAGAATCGTTGCCGGCATGACCGAAGCCACTATCGTAATTGAGTCAGCCGATAGAGGTGGTTCGTTGATAACGGCTAACATGGCCAATGATTATAACCGTGATGTTTTTGCTGTTCCGGGCCGTGTTACGGACAAATATAGTCAAGGTTGCAACAACCTCATAAAAACCCAAAAGGCAAATGTGCTCACCAGTGCGGCTGATTTGATTTATATCTTGAATTGGGACCTTCAAAAAGAAATTAAACCGGTACAAAAACAATTGTTTGTAACTTTGGAAGAAGATGAACAAAAAGTATATGATTATCTCTTAAAAACAGGAAAAGAGTTAATGGATATTATTGCCTTGCGTTGTGATTTTCCCATTTATAAAATTTCAGGAATGCTTTTGAATATGGAACTCAAAGGGGTAATTAGACCTTTGCCGGGGAAATTGTTTGAGGCGATTTAG
- a CDS encoding SPOR domain-containing protein, translated as MKIELYIAQLLYRYQCVTVPGFGAFLTETQSAQLNESKNSFSPPKKMISFNANLKNNDGLLANHIAQAEKTSYEYAVSAIQYEVFTWKKTLEENNVFSIKNIGDLCLNADNNLVFTPYDQTNYLASSFGLAPFVSPLVKREIFEKQVEAIEEKETIQFIPEIRTGSPYLKYAAILVLGLGLTGSIGYSIYQNQIETQTLIVETAVQKQVQNKIQEATFFIKSPVPAVTLSVKSAVKEVKMPYHIMAGVYREEKNANKTYNQLIHLGYKARRIAPNKHGLFPVLYGSYSTYSEAQKAQSEIQKNHNPEAWILIESL; from the coding sequence ATGAAAATCGAACTTTACATCGCACAACTTTTATACCGTTATCAATGTGTAACCGTTCCTGGATTCGGAGCTTTTTTGACCGAAACTCAGTCGGCTCAACTCAATGAAAGCAAGAATTCATTTTCTCCACCCAAAAAAATGATTTCTTTCAATGCTAATCTAAAGAATAATGATGGATTATTAGCCAATCATATTGCTCAAGCTGAAAAAACATCTTATGAATATGCCGTAAGCGCTATTCAATATGAAGTTTTTACTTGGAAAAAAACATTAGAAGAAAACAACGTATTTTCAATAAAAAACATAGGTGATCTTTGTTTGAATGCAGATAATAATTTGGTATTCACACCTTACGATCAAACTAATTATTTAGCAAGTTCTTTTGGTTTAGCACCTTTTGTTTCTCCACTTGTAAAAAGAGAAATCTTCGAAAAACAAGTAGAAGCAATCGAAGAAAAAGAAACAATTCAATTTATTCCTGAAATAAGAACAGGAAGTCCGTATTTGAAATATGCCGCAATTTTAGTACTAGGATTAGGTCTTACAGGAAGTATTGGCTATTCTATTTACCAAAATCAAATAGAAACACAAACTCTTATCGTTGAAACTGCTGTTCAAAAACAAGTACAAAATAAAATTCAAGAAGCTACTTTTTTTATCAAAAGTCCTGTTCCTGCAGTAACATTATCCGTTAAGTCAGCCGTTAAGGAAGTAAAAATGCCATACCACATTATGGCTGGGGTTTACAGAGAAGAGAAAAATGCAAATAAAACATATAATCAGTTAATTCATTTAGGATACAAAGCCCGTCGCATTGCGCCTAACAAACACGGATTATTTCCTGTACTTTACGGAAGCTATTCTACTTATTCGGAAGCGCAAAAAGCACAATCTGAAATTCAAAAAAATCATAATCCCGAAGCTTGGATATTGATTGAATCACTATAA
- a CDS encoding helix-turn-helix domain-containing protein — MQTISEAAAYTLRFINQTHRSVFLTGKAGTGKTTLLREIIQTTHKNTVVVAPTGIAALNAGGVTIHSMFQLPFGGFIPDNSSPQFSESTKFETKATLRRHFKMSGLKKSVIRNMELLIIDEVSMLRADLLDAMDYMMQTVRKKNTPFGGVQVLFIGDLLQLPPVIRDEEWRTLKTYYKGKFFFHSHVVQQNPPLYIELSKIFRQTDDTFIAVLNNLRNNQISQEDIQTLNQYVKPDFDLKANKGYITLTTHNNKADSMNAQALQDLEGKLVIYKPEIVGDFPDKIFPVEEQLQLKVGAQIMFVKNDLSFDKNYFNGKMGIVKSLSSHEILVHFPEENKTIEVEKYEWQNIRYKVDEMTKEIEEEVLGTFVHYPIKLAWAITVHKSQGLTFDKAALDVSQVFLPGQAYVALSRLRSLNGLILLSPLRMNGISNDQDVMDYSLNKASDSFLENALHFETKNFIHNYLINTFDWGDLAQEWRNHRFSYSEKSESSEKSKHAVWAKKQTEVIEQLLDPSKKFISQLNKLFSQETADLNHISERIQAAFGYFLEPMDDLVFEILWKLEEVKRIKKVKAFYDELIVLEELQTKAVLRLMKAKLLIETVVAGETISKEKLTSSEIKNYISRKTEAIQNQFKKLNITLIDDDKDIERYTSKKKSDTKEPKKSTVQETYELWLEKNSVAEIAAIRKLTIQTIDGHLVRLIQAGTIAIKDVLPEDKLRELAEAFRGYKEESLNNLKEQVGEKFTWDELKMFKASLN, encoded by the coding sequence ATGCAAACCATTTCTGAAGCCGCTGCCTACACCTTACGATTCATCAATCAAACCCACCGATCTGTTTTCCTTACCGGAAAAGCAGGAACTGGAAAAACCACCCTTTTACGCGAAATTATCCAAACTACGCACAAGAATACCGTTGTTGTTGCGCCTACGGGAATTGCCGCGTTAAATGCGGGCGGTGTAACGATACATTCCATGTTTCAGTTGCCGTTTGGAGGATTTATTCCCGATAATTCTTCCCCTCAGTTTTCAGAAAGTACGAAATTTGAAACCAAAGCTACTTTGCGCAGGCATTTCAAAATGAGCGGTTTGAAGAAATCTGTGATTCGGAATATGGAGTTGTTGATAATTGATGAAGTCAGTATGCTTCGCGCGGATTTATTGGACGCCATGGATTATATGATGCAAACCGTCCGTAAAAAAAACACTCCTTTTGGTGGCGTTCAAGTATTGTTTATTGGTGATTTATTACAGTTACCTCCTGTAATTCGGGATGAAGAATGGAGAACTTTGAAAACGTATTACAAAGGAAAATTCTTTTTCCATTCCCATGTCGTACAGCAAAATCCACCGTTATATATTGAGTTATCCAAGATTTTTCGCCAGACCGATGATACTTTTATTGCTGTTTTAAACAACCTGCGAAACAACCAAATTTCTCAAGAAGACATACAAACTTTAAATCAATACGTAAAACCGGATTTTGATTTAAAAGCCAATAAAGGATACATTACTTTAACCACGCATAACAACAAAGCGGATTCAATGAATGCACAAGCTTTGCAAGATTTAGAGGGAAAGTTGGTGATTTATAAGCCGGAAATTGTAGGTGATTTTCCTGATAAAATTTTCCCGGTGGAAGAACAGTTGCAGTTGAAGGTAGGCGCACAAATCATGTTTGTCAAAAATGATTTGTCCTTTGATAAAAACTATTTCAACGGAAAAATGGGGATTGTAAAATCACTTTCCAGTCATGAAATTCTGGTTCATTTTCCGGAAGAAAATAAAACGATTGAAGTCGAAAAGTACGAATGGCAAAACATTCGGTATAAAGTAGACGAAATGACCAAAGAAATTGAAGAGGAGGTTTTAGGGACTTTTGTACATTATCCGATAAAATTAGCTTGGGCGATAACAGTTCATAAAAGCCAGGGATTGACTTTTGACAAAGCTGCGCTCGATGTTTCGCAAGTTTTTCTTCCAGGACAAGCATATGTAGCATTATCCCGATTACGCTCGTTAAATGGGCTTATTTTGCTTTCTCCGTTACGTATGAATGGAATTTCTAATGATCAGGATGTGATGGATTATTCACTCAACAAAGCATCGGATTCATTTTTAGAAAATGCGCTGCACTTTGAAACCAAAAATTTCATCCATAATTATCTGATTAACACTTTCGATTGGGGTGATTTGGCTCAGGAATGGCGCAATCATAGATTTAGTTATTCAGAGAAATCAGAAAGTTCAGAGAAATCCAAACATGCGGTCTGGGCCAAAAAGCAAACGGAGGTCATCGAACAACTTTTAGATCCATCCAAAAAATTCATATCTCAATTGAATAAATTATTTAGTCAGGAAACGGCCGATTTAAACCATATTTCAGAAAGAATTCAAGCGGCATTTGGTTATTTTCTGGAGCCAATGGATGATTTAGTTTTTGAAATCCTTTGGAAATTGGAAGAGGTAAAGCGCATCAAGAAAGTAAAAGCGTTTTATGATGAGTTAATCGTTCTGGAAGAATTGCAAACCAAAGCCGTTTTGCGATTAATGAAAGCCAAATTATTGATAGAAACCGTTGTTGCAGGTGAAACCATCTCGAAAGAGAAACTGACTTCATCAGAAATTAAAAACTACATCAGCCGAAAAACGGAAGCCATTCAAAATCAGTTCAAGAAATTAAATATCACTTTGATTGATGATGATAAAGATATTGAGCGTTATACTTCAAAAAAGAAATCAGATACAAAAGAGCCTAAGAAATCTACCGTGCAGGAAACCTATGAATTGTGGTTGGAGAAGAACTCAGTTGCCGAAATCGCTGCCATCAGAAAACTGACGATACAAACTATCGACGGACATTTAGTTAGGCTTATTCAAGCAGGAACCATTGCCATTAAAGATGTTTTACCCGAAGACAAACTACGAGAACTCGCAGAAGCTTTTAGAGGCTATAAAGAGGAATCTTTGAATAATTTGAAGGAACAAGTAGGCGAGAAGTTTACTTGGGATGAATTGAAAATGTTTAAAGCTAGTTTGAATTAA